A region of the Pricia mediterranea genome:
TTCCGATATTCTTTTTGCCAGTGATCCTGACTGGGAGCATTCCACCGGGCAAATTTGGCGTATCGATACGGACGGTAGCTTCACCCTGCTCGAAGCCGATATGGGCACTACCAACGGCATCGAGGTGAGCCCCGATAACAAGACGCTTTACGTCAACGAGTCGGTGCAGCGTAACGTGTGGGCGTACGACCTTTCCCCCGAAGGCAACATCGATAACAAACGGTTGCTCATCAAATTCGATGATTTCGGAATGGACGGAATGCGCTGCGACGTAAAGGGAAATTTATATATTACCCGGCACGGCAAAGGCACCGTAGTTAAGGTATCGCCCGACGGGGATGTGCTTGAGGAGATATTTCTGACGGGTAAACAAGCCTCGAACATCGCATTCGGCGGGGAAGACGGAACTCTTGCTTACGTCACCCTGCAGGATACGGGCAACATCGACCGCTTTAGGGTCGAGCACCCCGGCCGGGCGTTCGCGCTAAAAAATAAGAAGTGAAAAAGTACGCCCCGTCTTTTATCGTTCTCCCACCGGGGGGTTTTTCAGCAACCGGTCAAAACCTTCGAAAACCAGGGCGATAGAGATAACCAGGGCCGATCCGATGAAGTTGAGCCATAGATAGCTCAGCTTTTCCTCGCCCTCGGGGTAGGCAAAAATCAGGGTGTAGAACAATACGAAAATAATCAGCTGGGTCAGAATGGCGGCAAAGAAAACCGCGTTTCCCTTAACGAACCGAAAGAAGAAGGCCAAGAGAAATATACCCAGTACATTACCGTAGAAAATAGATCCGATAATGTTGACCAGCTGGATCAGATTATCAAAAAGGTCGGCAATACTGGCTATTCCGATGGCTATTAGGCCCCATACAAGGGTGAAGCCTTTTGTAGCCAGAACGTAATGGCGCTCCGTGAAAACTCCCTTTTTGTTCCTTTTATACAAATCCAACGCTGTGATGGTACCCAAAGCGTTCAGTTCGGATGCGGTCGATGACATGGCGGCCGATAAGATTACGGCCAATAGGAGCCCGATCAAGCCTTGGGGAAGGTTGTGGAGTATAAAGTGGATGAACACATAGTCTTTATCGTTGGTCTCTACAACGCTGTCCGCCTCCGTGATAAGGGCTTTGGCGGCGGCTCGGTTGGTGCTGTCCTTTTTATTCAGGGCGATAATCTCTGCCTTAGCCTCTTCGACGGCAGTGTATTCCTTGAGCTCAAGGGCGGCGGAGAACTTGTTCTGTGCCATTTTCTTTTCCTCCTCGAGTTGATACTGTCCCTCTTGCAGTATCTCATAATCTTTTGCATACGGCGATTCCATCACCGCATTGGTGGCAGATGGATTGAAATTTAGGGGAGAGGGATTGTACTGGTAAAAAACGAAGACCATGACGCCGACCAGAAGGATGAAGAACTGCATGGGAATCTTAAAAATTGCGTTAAAAACCAGGCCCAGCTGGCTTTCACGCATCGATTTTCCGGAAAGATAGCGTTGCACCTGACTTTGGTCCGTTCCGAAATAGGCCAAGGCCAAAAAAAGACCTCCGGTAATACCGCTCCAAAAGGTATAACGGCTGGAGGTATCGAAACTAAAATCTAGAATTTGCAGTTTGTTACTGGCCCCCGCGATCTTTAGGGCCTTTCCCATATCAATATCAGCCGGAAGGTATCCCAGGATAAAGAAGAAGGTCACGAACATCCCGGTCATGATGATGAACATCTGTTGTTTTTGGGTAACGCTGACCGCTTTGGTGCCTCCGGATACGGTGTATATGATGACCAACACCCCGATAATGATGTTGAGGGTACGCAGGTGCCAACCGAGAATGGCCGATAAGATGATTGACGGAGCGAAAATAGTAATTCCTGCTGCCAGTCCCCTTTGGATTAAAAAGAGGATAGCGGCCAATGAGCGGGTCTTAAGATCGAAGCGGTTTTCAAGAAATTCGTAGGCGGTGTACACTTTCAGCCGATGGTAGAGGGGCACGAATACCAGACAGATGATGATCATGGCCAAGGGCAGTCCGAAATAGAACTGCACAAATCCCAAGCCGTCATGAAAAGCCTGTCCTGGCGTAGATAGAAAGGTGATGGCACTGGCCTGCGTGGCCATGACCGATAGTCCGATCGTCCACCACTTCGCATCCTTTCCCCCTCCGACATAGTCATCGACGTTTTTGCTGCCGCGGGTGCGCCAGACGCCGTAAGACACTATAAACAGCAGCGTACCTGATAATATGGTCCAGTCAAGCGTGCTCATTTAGGTAAAGGCTGTCATCAGGTAGCTAAATACCAGAACATAGATGATGTTCAATACGAGCACCAAGGTATATTCTTTTTTCCAATCGAATTTATCGAGCATGGTGGGGGTGGATGATGATTAAAAATTATTAATTACAAATTACTAGTTATTGATTGTTAATTGATTATCAATTATTTGTTTCTGTTAATTCGGCCCATGTCGCACTACTTAACACGCTGTACTTAATACTCAATACTTAATACTCAATACTAATCCCCCGCCTCTCCTATAGAAAGCATGTTCGCGAACAGTTTATAGGCGCCCGGGACCCCTGCGGGCAGCTCCCTGAAAAAACTCAGCCCGGTGTAGATATAATATCCCTTTCCGTATCCCGCGATTAAGAGGCTTCCTTTTTTAGGGTTCTCGCCGCTGTCGTGCATGGAGAGTATCGGCGTAAATTCCTTTGCCCATTCGTTAGGGAAATAGAGTCCGCGTTCCTGTACCCACCCCTCAAAATCGGACGGCGTAATGGTGTTGGGAAAATTGATCAAGTGATGATCTTTTGCTAATATTTCCACTGGGGAATTTTCGTCCGTCACCCGGTCCCGGGACAGGGTTAGGGGGTAGGGGGCAATGTTCTTGAACTGCTCGTCCCAACGGCCAGCGGTATTGTACTGCACGATTAGCGTTCCGCCGCTTTTGACATAGTCGAGCAGATAGCGCTGTTTGAACTTGAGTTCATCGACCACATTGTAGGCACGGATACCGACCACTACCGCATCATAGGGCGCTAAACTTCCCGTGCCGATTGAGCCGGGCGCAATAGTGCGTACGTTGTAACCGATCTGTCTCAAACTTTCGGGCACCTCGTCGCCCGCCCCGGGGATGTAACCGATCTGTTCCCCGGCTTTTTTAATGTTGAGCCGTACCGTCTTCGCTTCGGAGGGCAGCAAAACGGATTGATTTGGGATATGGTCATAGACAATCTCGACCAGCTCTTTGGTGAATTCCTTGCCATTGATCTTAACAATAGGCGAAATATAGCTCTCGTTTTCTTGTTCGGGCGGGGTCAAGGTAAAGAAAACGGTTTTTTTATCCCCCTTCTTGGCAATCTCGAAACTTTTGGATCCGGTATCGACGGACCACCCATCGCCGTGTTGAAGTTGTACCTGCCCTTTAATGCCATCTGCGTGGGCGACAACGGTGACGGGAATTTGCTTGGAATTTCCATCGGCAAAGATCAACACTTTGTCGCTAAATCCGGCCGTTGCCTCCGGTAAGACCTCAAAGGGCTGGTACAGTTCCCCTTTTTCCGGTTTGGCATAGCGATACACGATGGGTTTTTCGAAGGCGATCGGGGTTCCGTTTAATTCGATTTCAAAGGCTGCTTTAAAGGCCCTAGGCGTTTCGGGTTTACCGATCAGTTCTTGCTGGGGTACCTTATACATGCCCAGGCTTCCCTTTTCCTTGAGCCAATATGGACTGGTATATTCCGTGTTCGGAGGCACGTTCAGGGTTAGCTCGAAATTCCGTTTTTGATTGTCTTTTAGGGGGATGTCGGGATCTATTGCGGCATCCGCGGATGAAATACGAACGGATTTCAGCACCATATCGGCACCGCTTCGGTTGATGGCCTCTATATTGAGCTGAACCTGGCCTCCGGGATTTGTGGTGGCCGATGCGGAGGATGCTTCCAGATAGAGCCCCGTTACTTCGGCAATCAGATTTTTGAGTTCCTTGGATTTCACTTTTTTCCAATGGTCGTCAGGAAGATTCTGGAGGATGGTGTAAGCTTTCAAAAGTTCGGGAAGGTGTCTGGATGGATTTTCAAAATCGAAATTTTCCTCGACCGCGTGTAGGATTTCCCCGATAGCTGCCCCTCCTTCGAGGCGGGCCCAACTGGTATCGATTCCGTCGAAAATATTCGGAATATCGCTCGGCAGATTTCCTTTGAGCAACTCCAGATACTCGTCTTGCCTGCCCCGTTCTGAAAGTCTTCCAAAGCCTTGCGAAAGGTGTTGGCTACTGGCCAAAGCGGCAATTTCATTGTTGGAGGTTCCGAGAATGGGATAATAACCTCCGACATCGAGGTCCACCATCTTCGATTTGTCCGCATTTTGGAACTTCTCCTCGCTGCCATAAAACCACCAAGAGGTGTTGAAAAACAGCCGTTTGGGCTGCCAGGTCTCGGTTAGGGAAAGCTGATCGGGGTAGGCGGATCTGTCATCGGCCAGGTCGAAGGCCTCAACGCTCAACATTGCGGAGGCCGTATGGTGCCCGTGGGTGGTCCCGGGACTCCGATGGTCGAAACGGTTGATGATTACATCGGGCCTGAATTGGCGTATGGCCCATACCACATCGCCCAAGACGGCCTCTTTGTTCCAGATTTCCAAGGTTTCATCAGGATTTTTAGAGTATCCGAAATCGTTCGCCCTGGTGAAAAATTGGTTTCCCCCATCGACCCGTCTTGCCGCCAACAGTTCTTCGGTACGCAGTACGCCCAGCAGTTCCCGCAGCTCAGGACCGATAAGGTTCTGCCCCCCGTCGCCCCGGGTAAGGGACAGGTACCCGGTACGGGCGTGCACGGCGTTGGACAGATACGAAATCAAGCGGGTATTCTCATCGTCGGGATGCGCGGCCACAAATAGTGCGGATCCCAAAAAATTGAGCTTTTGAAGCGAATGGTAGATTTCTGAAGAAGAAAGCTGATCGGGCTTCTGGGCCACTGCGGTACTGAAAAGGAAAAGAATTCCTAAAGAACACATCAAAAAATGACGCATAAAGTTGGTTTTAGTACAGTAAGGGATACTAGTGCTCTGTTAACCTAAAATTGTCGTATAATCCTGGTCGTCTTTTGATCCACGCCGTCGTTAAAAAATAATTCCGTGGCTACGGCTTTGCTTGCCATCGCTCCGGCTCGCCCACAGCTTTCGCTGTGTCGTGCCTAGGCCTGAAGCAAAATCCGTGACTGCCTTAAACGACATTTCAGATTTAACATAGCACAATGGTCGTTTTCCAAAGATAAGAAGAATAGCAAGCGAGCCTATTTATTTTATTTCTTTAACAAATGGAATCAAATTGAAACCATTTCCGAAGTCGCCGATTTGGAACGCGGCTGCGAGGCACTTCATTTGAGTCCAGGCGATTTCGGGGAATTTGGAAGGTTTTGCTCCGTATTATCTTTCCCGACCACTTCTTCGTCAACGACGATGTGATTGTACAGTAGGGTCACCGCTTTCTGCATCATCAGGTTGTTCGGGTAGACCAATAGCTCGCCGTTGTCTTTCCGCAGGCTTACGTGAAAGGCGCGTATATCTTCGATGAGGTAGGGTTCTTCGCCTTCGACATCCTTGTCCATTATCTTTACGCGGTCCCCGATTTTAAAGGGAAAGGAGAAGAACAGGACCACGCCGGCCGTGACATTACTTAGAATGGACCAGCTAGCAAACAGCGCAACCCCGATAACCGTAAAGACAGAAGCGAAAGCGATCCCGACGTCCTTTACGTTGATGTTCCAAATAAAAACCAGAATACCGATACCCAATGTCGTCAGCAACATAGATACATATTTGGTAATCAGTAGGGTGCGGGCCTCAACGATATCGCTCATCCGACCGACACGGCGAATGGTCTTTGTCAAGGCCATTTTTGATATTACCAAGACGACTATGAGAATCGCGGTGGCCAGCAACTCGTTTTTGTAGTTGGCAAGAAATTCTTCTATGGAGATCATAATCCTAGACTATCGCGCAAATATAGATCCTTGTTTCCGTTCTGCTGCCAATACGGGGTCTTTAATGTTTTTATTTTAGTCGCCGTCGAGGTCATCTGCTTTGCGTTCGTCCCGAAACCGCTGTTGGCAGTTTCCGACCAACCTTGGATTTCGTGGGGAAATTCGGTGGAGAAGTCGATCTTAAGGATCCGCTCCAATTCCGGATAGTTGATTTCGTAAGTGCTGATACCTTCAGAATCGGAGAGGCTCAGGTTGGCCGCGTAGGCCTTAAGGTCCTTGTGGGACAATCGAAGGTATTCCAGGGATGGGATTACCTTGTGGTCCCCGATGGGGAGTCCCGCTGGATCGATTCGGACCTTGTTCCAGATTTCGTCTTCGAGGATGGTCTTCTCCAGCCTCAGCTCCTGATCCGCCTCTCCTTCGAAATAGGAATGGGACATGATTTCGAACTGCTCCCGGTTGTTTAACTGCGCATACACCTGTCCGCACCATTCCTGGGACGAGAAGGCGACCTTCAGGGCATGTCGGTTCTCGTACACCGGATAAAAAGTACTGGTCATTATGGAGTAGGGGTAGATGCCGGTCAGGTAATTTTTGGTGGCATTGAGCTTAAGCACTGGTACATTGTCCGGATGGCTCTCGTCGGCCTTCACCTGCGCTTCGGGCAAGAAATGTTCCGTAACATAAATAAGGACGGCCTGCCCATCACGGGTTTCACCATATCGGGCCTGCTGTAGTTGATAGGAGGTTATTTCGGCCTCCCCGGCGTACCAGTATGACTTAAAAGCTTCGGACAGCTGTTTTTTGGCCTTGGTGTCCGAGTTTTGCGCCGTTTTCCTTGCATCCTCTGTGTCAGTGGACTTTTTGTCGGTGCAAGATGCCATGATTTGGGATAGGGCGGCCAAGGCGAGTACCGCAAGCTCCAGTTTGATCCAGGTTTTCATTTTGTGTGATTTTCAATAAAAATACCAAAACCTTTTTATCCAATCCAGTAAAAAGCGTTTCATGGTTTCACTATCTCTAACAGCGACTCGTACACCAAATGCGTCGGTAGCCCGACCACGTTGAAGTAAGAGCCTTCGATTTTTTCGATACCGATCAGCCCGATCCATTCCTGAATGCCGTAGGCCCCCGCCTTGTCGAAGGGTCTGTAGTTTTTAACGTAAAAACGGATTTCTTCTTCAGACAATACCCTGAACTTGACCTTTGTGCTGTGGTTGACGGTCTTTTGTCCGGTACGGGTCGTAAAACACACTGAGGTGATGACCTCGTGCCAATCGCCGGATAGGGTTTTTAACATGCTGTGGGCCTCCTCGGCGTCCTTGGCCTTCGCCAGTGACTTATGGTTATGCCAGACTACGGTATCCGAAGTGATCAGTATTTCGTCGGATGCCAAGCTTCCCTCAAAAGCGGAAGCCTTGAGTTCGGCCAGGTAATCGGAGATGGCGCTTCCCCGTAGTTTTTTTGGATATACTTCCTCCACGGGTTTAAGGCGGATTTCGAAATCCAGTCCCAATTCCCTAAAAAACTGCTGCCTTCTTGGAGATCCCGACGCTAGGATGATGTTGTAGTTTTTTAATTTTTCCGGAAGCATATTTTATAGTCGGAGTGAGATTGTTTTTAATTGATTTTTCAATCCTTTGCCGCACTAAAATTCCCGTTCCAATCGCCTCGGACCTTTAAGACCTGCTCGATAACGTCGCGTACACAGCCTTCCCCGCCGTTTTTATGGGAAACATATTTGGAAATCGCCTTTACTTCGGGCACCGCGTTCTGGGGGCAGGTGGGGATGGCGACCGTTTGCATCGGGGGAATATCGGGAATGTCGTCGCCCATATACAGCATGGTGGCGGCCGATATTTCGTAGATATCCATATACTCTTCCAGCGCGTCCATTTTATGGTGGGCCCCGAGATAGATATCCGTTACCCCCAAGGCCTTGAGCCGATTTCTGACCCCCTCATTGGTGCCTCCGGAAATGACACATACGTTATATCCTTTTTGTAAAGCCGTCTTTAGGGCATACCCGTCTTTCACGCTCATCTTTCTTAGCATGTCCCCATCGGTAGTAATGATAAGGGTGCTGTCGGTAAAGACCCCGTCCACATCAAAAACGAAGGTATCTATATCTTTCAGGCTTTCTTTGTAACTTTTTTCCAAGGGTTTAGATGTATTATTAGTTATTATTTGGGATAAGCTCCCGTCTTTGGGACGGGAGGGACCATCGACCATTGAATCGATAATGATGGTTTTTTCCCACCGGGATGTTCCTGGTTTTTAGTTGGAAGCCCCATCATCTGTCCGGTATAATTTTTTAACGGATGCGCTCAAGATTTCGTAAACATCCTTAAAGGTCGGATTCTCCAGTTTCGTCACTTGCTCCAAATGCGCTGCCATGGTTTCGGAATCTCCCCGTCGGGCCGGGCCCGTCTGCGCTTCGTAAGGGGACAGCTGTTTTATCTTGTCCGCGGTTTCCTCGATCAGGGGCTGTAAAATAGCGAACGGCAATCCTTTTTCATCGCAGATTTCCTTTCCGATGTGGTAGAGGTGGTTCGTAAAATTATTTACAAAAACCGCCGCCAGATGCAAGGCCTTGCGTTGTTGGGAATCGACTTCGTAAATCTTCCCAGATATCCGTCCGGCCAATTTCTTGAGCAGCTGCAAGTCCCGCTTATCATGCGCCTCCAAACAAAAAGGGACGGAATCCATAACCAGGTTCCGGTCTTTGCTAAAGGTTTGCAACGGATACAGCACACCATATCGCGGGCAGTGTGAAAGGACGGCCATCGGCACGCTTCCGGAGGTATGTACCACCAATCCCTTTTTTTCCTTCAGATATTCGGATATCTCCGCTATCGCACCGTCCTTTACCGCGATGATAAAGATGTCGGTATCGGCGATCTGTGTAAAGTCCGATACCGTTTCCGCTTTCCTTTCAAAAGAGGCCAAGGCGGTTTTATTCCTGCCGATCACCTGTTCGACCTCTACACTATCTGCCGCTGCAAACGCTTCGAACAAGTGTCCGGCCACGTTACCCGTGCCAAAAATACTGATGCGTAGCATAGCGCGAAAATAAGAATATTTAGTATGTAAAAGGTGATGCGGTTGTTGAAAAAAGTAAAGCGTAAATCATTTGGATTTCCCTACCGTATTGGAAGATACGGGTAGGGCCATTGTGGTTGTATGTCCTTGACGCGGTGTGCGAACCGATGTATAAATCACATTTTTTTAATGTCCCAACAATTACGATCGACATTCCAACAAATCAGGTACGAACTGCCAAGTGTCAGTTGATAGATTACATTTTGGTTTTTGGTGTGGATTTTAACAATCGGACCGTCTTCATATTTATGGCTATACCACATAATTCCTTCCTCAAGCTCAAAGGGTTGGAACCTATCATGAATTCCTAACCAGATAATAATCTTAAACTTTGTCGGATTAAAGATTCCAACAGTATGCTTTGTGAGTCCTTTCCCGATTTGCATTGTCCCAACTGATTCTGCTTTACGCATCTCGGCGGCATCCTCCAAGGCGTTCTCGGCCCGGGGTTTTTTTTCCTCAGCACTTACCGGGTTCTCTTGCCAGGTATGTTCGGACGCGTGTTTTTCTTCCACAGTCATTTCGGTAGCGGTCTCCATTGCGTCTTCCGCCTCCTGAACCTCTTCTTCCTGCGCATAAACACAGCCAGAGACTAACAATCCTAGCAGTATGGCATGGCACAATCTCATTTCTCCCCATTTTTAGAGTTTACGTTCTGAATGCGCCCTAATAAATAACCTGCAATCGTTCCCAAAAGCCCAACGGCCGGTGCGATTTGGTCGTTGCTGTAACCCGCGGTAATGAGAAAGAGCGTTGCGATAATAATCAATGTTATCGTAATGAATTTAATCGTATCCTCAGAGTTTATTTTCCTGATTTTGATCAGGAAAATTTCAAGTAGGATAACCACTAATCCAAATCCCAAAATGGATAGGGATAACCTAAATTCCAACCTGGACATTGGAGTTATCACCGTTGCGTTTAAATTCTCAGGCGAGGGAGGGGCATTGTTAAGTAGTTCTGTATTTAAGGTGTCCTGGGCCATGATGGACACGGAGGTCAAAATCAAGAGAACGAGGGACGATTTAAACACGTTCATATCTCACAAATTTTTAGGGGAAACATCCTTTGATACATTTTGAGCAACGTCATCTCGTGTGGAGTTGAAAGGGTTATGGTTTCCGTTGATTTGATTCTGGTTTCTCTATGATTTTTGTTCACGTCACCTCATTGTCCAAGTGTACTTATAATATTATCGAATAAACTTACAGCTGAATAGGAATTTTGTGTATATGGAGGCTATTTTTGTATAGTTGACCGGTGTTACTTTCTTTTCTTCGTCCACTATACTATATTCTAATGGAAATTTTCACTTACAATTAACATTTTGTCCTATCCGAATAAGCCGTTATCATTCCTAAAAATCCCAAAAAGACCCGTATTTTTGCATGCTGAAAACCAATTCGGCCGCTGATGATAGATCTGCTCAAAAAATTTTTCTTCTCCACCCGATTAATGGCCATCCTTTTTATCGCTTTTGCCGTCGCGATGGCTTTTGGCACCTTTATCGAAAGTAAATACAGCACGGATACCGCCCGTATCTATATATACAACGCCTGGTGGTTCGAGGCCATTATGGTGTTCTTTGTCATCAATTTTATCGGGAATATGTTTCGCTACCGTCTGCTGCGTTGGGAAAAATGGCCGGTGCTAATTCTACACCTCTCCTGGATATTGATTATCGTCGGTGCTTTTGTAACCAGATATATCAGTTATGAGGGCATGATGCCCATCCGGGAAGGCAAGACCGAAAAAGTATTTTACTCCGACAAAACCTATTTGACCGCTTTTGTGGACGGAGAAATCGATGGGCAACCCAGACGTAAGACCCTGCAGGAAGACCTGATCGTAACTGCCGAGGGCCTAAAATCCAACCTGCCTTGGGATTCCGATTACAACGGACAGCCATTTACGATCTCGTATGTGGACTTCATCGATGGGGCCAAGGAAGGCCTGATTCCCGACGAAAATGGGAAGGAATACCTAAAGGTCGTCGAGGCCGGAGGCGGACAACGCCATGAACATTTTTTGGAGAGCGGAAAGGTGTCCAGTATCCATGGGGTGCTTTTTGCGCTAAACAAACCGACGGAGGGGGCCATTAATATCATGTCAACGGATAGCACGTACCAAATAAAATCTCCTTTCGAAGGTGATTTTATGCGGATGGCGGACCAGCAGCAAGGCCAAGTCGCCAAAGACAGCCTGCAGGAATTTCAGTTGCGGTCCCTCTACAATATGGCAGGGATGCAATTCGTGGTTCCCGAACCGATCGTAAAGGGATCGTACGGGGTGGTGAAGGTACCGGCGGAAGAAATGGACCAGGGCACCAAAGACGCGCTAGTGGTCGAGGTCACCGCGAACGGGGAATCCGTTCAAAAGAAAATACTGGGGGCCAAGGGCTATGCCACCTTCACGGACAAGTTCGAAGTCGGGGGGCTCGAATTCAGCCTCAGCTACGGTTCCAGGGTCTATGAGCTGCCGTTCGGCATCAAACTCAACGACTTTATCGCAGAAAAATATCCAGGTACCGAAAAAGGTTACAAATCATTTATGAGCAAAGTGACTGTAGAGAACGAGCGCCCGTATGATTACGATATCTATATGAACCATATTCTGGATCAAGGGGGGTACCGGTTTTTTCAATCCAGTTTCGACCCCGATGAAAAGGGCACCGTGCTGTCCGTCAATCACGACCAATGGGGTACTTGGATTACCTATATCGGCTATTTTCTACTTTATGCTGGCTTGATGGGTATCATGTTCTTCGGAAAGACCCGGTTTAAGGATCTGGGGAAATCCCTTAATAAGTTAAAGCACAAAAAGAAGACGCTGGCCGCTGTTTTGATGCTAGGCGGACTGTTCGGATTGCAGGCGCAAGAGCCCCAAAAGGCAACCGCAGGGCAAGACCCGGAACAAGTCTCCGTGGAGCAAGCTGCCGATTTACAGGAGCACGCGGTGGGTGACGGCCACGAGCACCGGCGACGAATGCCTACCCAGGCCCAGATCGATTCGCTGCTCCAGACTACCATCGTATCCGAGGAACACGCCGAAAAATTCGGCAAGCTCGTTATTCAAGACGATGGAGGGCGGATGAAGCCCATTCACACCTTTTCCTCGGAACTATTGCGCAAGCTGAGCCTGAAGGATAGGTTTAGGGATATGAATGCCGACCAGGTATTCCTGTCCATGATGATGGCGCCCGCCGCATGGTACAATGCAGAGTTTTTAGCGGTGGACAAAAAGGGACAGAACGATAGCCTAAGGCATGTCATTGGAATTCCGGAAGGCCAGGAATATGCCAAGGCGACCGATTTCTTCAACGACAATGGCAGTTATAAGTTGGAACCATTTCTTAGGGACGCTACTGCGACCAACAATCCCAATCAGATGCAAAAGGATTTTAAGGAGGTCAACGTTCGCCTTAGTCTTTTGGACCAGGCCCTCAGCGGAAGAATTATCAAAATTTTCCCCCTGCTGAACGACCAGAACAACAAATGGATCTCCGCCGTTGAATATCGAAGCGGGCAATACCAAGTATCCGACTCCCTATATGCGAACTTTATAAAGAATTCCGTTCCCTAT
Encoded here:
- a CDS encoding PIG-L family deacetylase, encoding MRHFLMCSLGILFLFSTAVAQKPDQLSSSEIYHSLQKLNFLGSALFVAAHPDDENTRLISYLSNAVHARTGYLSLTRGDGGQNLIGPELRELLGVLRTEELLAARRVDGGNQFFTRANDFGYSKNPDETLEIWNKEAVLGDVVWAIRQFRPDVIINRFDHRSPGTTHGHHTASAMLSVEAFDLADDRSAYPDQLSLTETWQPKRLFFNTSWWFYGSEEKFQNADKSKMVDLDVGGYYPILGTSNNEIAALASSQHLSQGFGRLSERGRQDEYLELLKGNLPSDIPNIFDGIDTSWARLEGGAAIGEILHAVEENFDFENPSRHLPELLKAYTILQNLPDDHWKKVKSKELKNLIAEVTGLYLEASSASATTNPGGQVQLNIEAINRSGADMVLKSVRISSADAAIDPDIPLKDNQKRNFELTLNVPPNTEYTSPYWLKEKGSLGMYKVPQQELIGKPETPRAFKAAFEIELNGTPIAFEKPIVYRYAKPEKGELYQPFEVLPEATAGFSDKVLIFADGNSKQIPVTVVAHADGIKGQVQLQHGDGWSVDTGSKSFEIAKKGDKKTVFFTLTPPEQENESYISPIVKINGKEFTKELVEIVYDHIPNQSVLLPSEAKTVRLNIKKAGEQIGYIPGAGDEVPESLRQIGYNVRTIAPGSIGTGSLAPYDAVVVGIRAYNVVDELKFKQRYLLDYVKSGGTLIVQYNTAGRWDEQFKNIAPYPLTLSRDRVTDENSPVEILAKDHHLINFPNTITPSDFEGWVQERGLYFPNEWAKEFTPILSMHDSGENPKKGSLLIAGYGKGYYIYTGLSFFRELPAGVPGAYKLFANMLSIGEAGD
- a CDS encoding septum formation inhibitor Maf, with the protein product MKTWIKLELAVLALAALSQIMASCTDKKSTDTEDARKTAQNSDTKAKKQLSEAFKSYWYAGEAEITSYQLQQARYGETRDGQAVLIYVTEHFLPEAQVKADESHPDNVPVLKLNATKNYLTGIYPYSIMTSTFYPVYENRHALKVAFSSQEWCGQVYAQLNNREQFEIMSHSYFEGEADQELRLEKTILEDEIWNKVRIDPAGLPIGDHKVIPSLEYLRLSHKDLKAYAANLSLSDSEGISTYEINYPELERILKIDFSTEFPHEIQGWSETANSGFGTNAKQMTSTATKIKTLKTPYWQQNGNKDLYLRDSLGL
- a CDS encoding Rossmann-like and DUF2520 domain-containing protein, whose amino-acid sequence is MLRISIFGTGNVAGHLFEAFAAADSVEVEQVIGRNKTALASFERKAETVSDFTQIADTDIFIIAVKDGAIAEISEYLKEKKGLVVHTSGSVPMAVLSHCPRYGVLYPLQTFSKDRNLVMDSVPFCLEAHDKRDLQLLKKLAGRISGKIYEVDSQQRKALHLAAVFVNNFTNHLYHIGKEICDEKGLPFAILQPLIEETADKIKQLSPYEAQTGPARRGDSETMAAHLEQVTKLENPTFKDVYEILSASVKKLYRTDDGASN
- a CDS encoding Maf-like protein, whose amino-acid sequence is MLPEKLKNYNIILASGSPRRQQFFRELGLDFEIRLKPVEEVYPKKLRGSAISDYLAELKASAFEGSLASDEILITSDTVVWHNHKSLAKAKDAEEAHSMLKTLSGDWHEVITSVCFTTRTGQKTVNHSTKVKFRVLSEEEIRFYVKNYRPFDKAGAYGIQEWIGLIGIEKIEGSYFNVVGLPTHLVYESLLEIVKP
- a CDS encoding mechanosensitive ion channel domain-containing protein: MISIEEFLANYKNELLATAILIVVLVISKMALTKTIRRVGRMSDIVEARTLLITKYVSMLLTTLGIGILVFIWNINVKDVGIAFASVFTVIGVALFASWSILSNVTAGVVLFFSFPFKIGDRVKIMDKDVEGEEPYLIEDIRAFHVSLRKDNGELLVYPNNLMMQKAVTLLYNHIVVDEEVVGKDNTEQNLPNSPKSPGLK
- a CDS encoding sodium:solute symporter, yielding MSTLDWTILSGTLLFIVSYGVWRTRGSKNVDDYVGGGKDAKWWTIGLSVMATQASAITFLSTPGQAFHDGLGFVQFYFGLPLAMIIICLVFVPLYHRLKVYTAYEFLENRFDLKTRSLAAILFLIQRGLAAGITIFAPSIILSAILGWHLRTLNIIIGVLVIIYTVSGGTKAVSVTQKQQMFIIMTGMFVTFFFILGYLPADIDMGKALKIAGASNKLQILDFSFDTSSRYTFWSGITGGLFLALAYFGTDQSQVQRYLSGKSMRESQLGLVFNAIFKIPMQFFILLVGVMVFVFYQYNPSPLNFNPSATNAVMESPYAKDYEILQEGQYQLEEEKKMAQNKFSAALELKEYTAVEEAKAEIIALNKKDSTNRAAAKALITEADSVVETNDKDYVFIHFILHNLPQGLIGLLLAVILSAAMSSTASELNALGTITALDLYKRNKKGVFTERHYVLATKGFTLVWGLIAIGIASIADLFDNLIQLVNIIGSIFYGNVLGIFLLAFFFRFVKGNAVFFAAILTQLIIFVLFYTLIFAYPEGEEKLSYLWLNFIGSALVISIALVFEGFDRLLKNPPVGER
- a CDS encoding SMP-30/gluconolactonase/LRE family protein, whose translation is MNIRTIGNPITIMALLLIFGCKDKSEQNKETSTETPIEKQDSMQLYRSEIFTEPGGFPSGIEGPAVAADGTLYAVNFEKPGTIGRVTPGGKVDLFVTLPDGSTGNGIRFDQSGDMLIADYTGHNILTVDMDTKEIDVFAHNNKMNQPNDIAISDSDILFASDPDWEHSTGQIWRIDTDGSFTLLEADMGTTNGIEVSPDNKTLYVNESVQRNVWAYDLSPEGNIDNKRLLIKFDDFGMDGMRCDVKGNLYITRHGKGTVVKVSPDGDVLEEIFLTGKQASNIAFGGEDGTLAYVTLQDTGNIDRFRVEHPGRAFALKNKK
- a CDS encoding KdsC family phosphatase gives rise to the protein MEKSYKESLKDIDTFVFDVDGVFTDSTLIITTDGDMLRKMSVKDGYALKTALQKGYNVCVISGGTNEGVRNRLKALGVTDIYLGAHHKMDALEEYMDIYEISAATMLYMGDDIPDIPPMQTVAIPTCPQNAVPEVKAISKYVSHKNGGEGCVRDVIEQVLKVRGDWNGNFSAAKD